One window from the genome of Magnolia sinica isolate HGM2019 chromosome 4, MsV1, whole genome shotgun sequence encodes:
- the LOC131242698 gene encoding uncharacterized protein LOC131242698 isoform X1: protein MKTVLLYRSYYSSSIVMAKTNKPQSQKGSDQSPPRITSNVKQNLQFLKLWREFQKQKSNTPKPATSYRKKKVQKEELPEDNELYQDPTSNLYYTNQGLETAVPVLLVDGYNVCGYWPKLKKHFMKGRLDIARQKLIDELITFSVLKEVKVVVVFDAMMSGLPTHKENFAGIDVVFSGDSCADAWIEKEVVALKEDGCPKVWVVTSDFCQQHAAHGAGAFVWSCKALVSEVKATQKEFEQVLQEHRPKFEANWKLVKYLIYFFMSTSMQGKLLQHNLGPEVVSALKDLKKKLSENGSN, encoded by the exons GGTTCTGATCAATCACCGCCAAGGATTACATCCAATGTCAAGCAGAACTTGCAGTTTCTAAAGTTATGGAGG GAGTTCCAAAAGCAAAAGTCAAATACGCCCAAGCCTGCAACTAGTTACCGCAAAAAGAAGGTGCAGAAAGAGGAGCTTCCGGAAGACAACGAGCTCTATCAAGATCCTACCTCAAACCTTTACTA TACAAACCAGGGTTTAGAAACTGCAGTTCCAGTTTTGCTCGTCGATGGATACAATGTCTGCGGCTACTGGCCAAAACTGAAAAAGCATTTTATGAAAGGAAGACTAGATATTGCTCGCCAAAAGCTTATTGATGAATTGATAACATTCAGTGTGCTGAAAG AGGTAAAAGTGGTGGTGGTCTTTGATGCTATGATGTCCGGACTCCCTACTCACAAAGAAAACTTCGCAGG GATCGATGTAGTATTCTCTGGCGATTCATGTGCTGATGCATGGATTGAAAAAGAG GTTGTAGCTTTGAAGGAAGATGGGTGCCCGAAAGTTTGGGTTGTGACTTCGGATTTTTGTCAGCAGCATGCTGCACATGGGGCA GGTGCCTTTGTTTGGAGTTGCAAGGCATTGGTTTCAGAG GTAAAGGCCACACAAAAGGAGTTTGAGCAGGTACTTCAAGAACATAG GCCCAAGTTTGAGGCAAATTGGAAACTGGTGAAATACTTGATCTACTTTTTCAT GTCGACTTCCATGCAAGGGAAATTGCTGCAGCACAATCTCGGCCCTGAAGTAGTCAGTGCTCTCAAGGACCTTAAGAAAAAGCTGTCTGAAAATGGGTCCAACTAG
- the LOC131242698 gene encoding uncharacterized protein LOC131242698 isoform X2, with product MKTVLLYRSYYSSSIVMAKTNKPQSQKGSDQSPPRITSNVKQNLQFLKLWREFQKQKSNTPKPATSYRKKKVQKEELPEDNELYQDPTSNLYYTNQGLETAVPVLLVDGYNVCGYWPKLKKHFMKGRLDIARQKLIDELITFSVLKEVKVVVVFDAMMSGLPTHKENFAGIDVVFSGDSCADAWIEKEVVALKEDGCPKVWVVTSDFCQQHAAHGAGAFVWSCKALVSEVKATQKEFEQVLQEHRSTSMQGKLLQHNLGPEVVSALKDLKKKLSENGSN from the exons GGTTCTGATCAATCACCGCCAAGGATTACATCCAATGTCAAGCAGAACTTGCAGTTTCTAAAGTTATGGAGG GAGTTCCAAAAGCAAAAGTCAAATACGCCCAAGCCTGCAACTAGTTACCGCAAAAAGAAGGTGCAGAAAGAGGAGCTTCCGGAAGACAACGAGCTCTATCAAGATCCTACCTCAAACCTTTACTA TACAAACCAGGGTTTAGAAACTGCAGTTCCAGTTTTGCTCGTCGATGGATACAATGTCTGCGGCTACTGGCCAAAACTGAAAAAGCATTTTATGAAAGGAAGACTAGATATTGCTCGCCAAAAGCTTATTGATGAATTGATAACATTCAGTGTGCTGAAAG AGGTAAAAGTGGTGGTGGTCTTTGATGCTATGATGTCCGGACTCCCTACTCACAAAGAAAACTTCGCAGG GATCGATGTAGTATTCTCTGGCGATTCATGTGCTGATGCATGGATTGAAAAAGAG GTTGTAGCTTTGAAGGAAGATGGGTGCCCGAAAGTTTGGGTTGTGACTTCGGATTTTTGTCAGCAGCATGCTGCACATGGGGCA GGTGCCTTTGTTTGGAGTTGCAAGGCATTGGTTTCAGAG GTAAAGGCCACACAAAAGGAGTTTGAGCAGGTACTTCAAGAACATAG GTCGACTTCCATGCAAGGGAAATTGCTGCAGCACAATCTCGGCCCTGAAGTAGTCAGTGCTCTCAAGGACCTTAAGAAAAAGCTGTCTGAAAATGGGTCCAACTAG
- the LOC131242698 gene encoding uncharacterized protein LOC131242698 isoform X4 codes for MKTVLLYRSYYSSSIVMAKTNKPQSQKGSDQSPPRITSNVKQNLQFLKLWREFQKQKSNTPKPATSYRKKKVQKEELPEDNELYQDPTSNLYYTNQGLETAVPVLLVDGYNVCGYWPKLKKHFMKGRLDIARQKLIDELITFSVLKEVKVVVVFDAMMSGLPTHKENFAGIDVVFSGDSCADAWIEKEVVALKEDGCPKVWVVTSDFCQQHAAHGAGAFVWSCKALVSEVRGILIAFASLQLNRSLMKTFFPCKGHTKGV; via the exons GGTTCTGATCAATCACCGCCAAGGATTACATCCAATGTCAAGCAGAACTTGCAGTTTCTAAAGTTATGGAGG GAGTTCCAAAAGCAAAAGTCAAATACGCCCAAGCCTGCAACTAGTTACCGCAAAAAGAAGGTGCAGAAAGAGGAGCTTCCGGAAGACAACGAGCTCTATCAAGATCCTACCTCAAACCTTTACTA TACAAACCAGGGTTTAGAAACTGCAGTTCCAGTTTTGCTCGTCGATGGATACAATGTCTGCGGCTACTGGCCAAAACTGAAAAAGCATTTTATGAAAGGAAGACTAGATATTGCTCGCCAAAAGCTTATTGATGAATTGATAACATTCAGTGTGCTGAAAG AGGTAAAAGTGGTGGTGGTCTTTGATGCTATGATGTCCGGACTCCCTACTCACAAAGAAAACTTCGCAGG GATCGATGTAGTATTCTCTGGCGATTCATGTGCTGATGCATGGATTGAAAAAGAG GTTGTAGCTTTGAAGGAAGATGGGTGCCCGAAAGTTTGGGTTGTGACTTCGGATTTTTGTCAGCAGCATGCTGCACATGGGGCA GGTGCCTTTGTTTGGAGTTGCAAGGCATTGGTTTCAGAGGTGAGAGGCATACTCATTGCCTTCGCATCACTGCAACTCAACAGATCACTTATGAAGACATTTTTCCCTT GTAAAGGCCACACAAAAGGAGTTTGA
- the LOC131242698 gene encoding uncharacterized protein LOC131242698 isoform X5 produces the protein MKTVLLYRSYYSSSIVMAKTNKPQSQKGSDQSPPRITSNVKQNLQFLKLWREFQKQKSNTPKPATSYRKKKVQKEELPEDNELYQDPTSNLYYTNQGLETAVPVLLVDGYNVCGYWPKLKKHFMKGRLDIARQKLIDELITFSVLKEVKVVVVFDAMMSGLPTHKENFAGIDVVFSGDSCADAWIEKEVVALKEDGCPKVWVVTSDFCQQHAAHGAVRILLCIRCLCLELQGIGFRGERHTHCLRITATQQITYEDIFPL, from the exons GGTTCTGATCAATCACCGCCAAGGATTACATCCAATGTCAAGCAGAACTTGCAGTTTCTAAAGTTATGGAGG GAGTTCCAAAAGCAAAAGTCAAATACGCCCAAGCCTGCAACTAGTTACCGCAAAAAGAAGGTGCAGAAAGAGGAGCTTCCGGAAGACAACGAGCTCTATCAAGATCCTACCTCAAACCTTTACTA TACAAACCAGGGTTTAGAAACTGCAGTTCCAGTTTTGCTCGTCGATGGATACAATGTCTGCGGCTACTGGCCAAAACTGAAAAAGCATTTTATGAAAGGAAGACTAGATATTGCTCGCCAAAAGCTTATTGATGAATTGATAACATTCAGTGTGCTGAAAG AGGTAAAAGTGGTGGTGGTCTTTGATGCTATGATGTCCGGACTCCCTACTCACAAAGAAAACTTCGCAGG GATCGATGTAGTATTCTCTGGCGATTCATGTGCTGATGCATGGATTGAAAAAGAG GTTGTAGCTTTGAAGGAAGATGGGTGCCCGAAAGTTTGGGTTGTGACTTCGGATTTTTGTCAGCAGCATGCTGCACATGGGGCAGTACGTATACTTCTCTGTATTA GGTGCCTTTGTTTGGAGTTGCAAGGCATTGGTTTCAGAGGTGAGAGGCATACTCATTGCCTTCGCATCACTGCAACTCAACAGATCACTTATGAAGACATTTTTCCCTT GTAA
- the LOC131242698 gene encoding uncharacterized protein LOC131242698 isoform X3 has protein sequence MKTVLLYRSYYSSSIVMAKTNKPQSQKGSDQSPPRITSNVKQNLQFLKLWREFQKQKSNTPKPATSYRKKKVQKEELPEDNELYQDPTSNLYYTNQGLETAVPVLLVDGYNVCGYWPKLKKHFMKGRLDIARQKLIDELITFSVLKEVKVVVVFDAMMSGLPTHKENFAGIDVVFSGDSCADAWIEKEGAFVWSCKALVSEVKATQKEFEQVLQEHRPKFEANWKLVKYLIYFFMSTSMQGKLLQHNLGPEVVSALKDLKKKLSENGSN, from the exons GGTTCTGATCAATCACCGCCAAGGATTACATCCAATGTCAAGCAGAACTTGCAGTTTCTAAAGTTATGGAGG GAGTTCCAAAAGCAAAAGTCAAATACGCCCAAGCCTGCAACTAGTTACCGCAAAAAGAAGGTGCAGAAAGAGGAGCTTCCGGAAGACAACGAGCTCTATCAAGATCCTACCTCAAACCTTTACTA TACAAACCAGGGTTTAGAAACTGCAGTTCCAGTTTTGCTCGTCGATGGATACAATGTCTGCGGCTACTGGCCAAAACTGAAAAAGCATTTTATGAAAGGAAGACTAGATATTGCTCGCCAAAAGCTTATTGATGAATTGATAACATTCAGTGTGCTGAAAG AGGTAAAAGTGGTGGTGGTCTTTGATGCTATGATGTCCGGACTCCCTACTCACAAAGAAAACTTCGCAGG GATCGATGTAGTATTCTCTGGCGATTCATGTGCTGATGCATGGATTGAAAAAGAG GGTGCCTTTGTTTGGAGTTGCAAGGCATTGGTTTCAGAG GTAAAGGCCACACAAAAGGAGTTTGAGCAGGTACTTCAAGAACATAG GCCCAAGTTTGAGGCAAATTGGAAACTGGTGAAATACTTGATCTACTTTTTCAT GTCGACTTCCATGCAAGGGAAATTGCTGCAGCACAATCTCGGCCCTGAAGTAGTCAGTGCTCTCAAGGACCTTAAGAAAAAGCTGTCTGAAAATGGGTCCAACTAG